The following are encoded together in the Lathyrus oleraceus cultivar Zhongwan6 chromosome 3, CAAS_Psat_ZW6_1.0, whole genome shotgun sequence genome:
- the LOC127128617 gene encoding probable galacturonosyltransferase 14: MQLHFSPSMRSITISGTNNGFIDLMKIKVAARHISYRTLFHTILILAFLLPFVFILTALVTLEGVNKCSSFDCLGRRLGPRLLGRVDDSGRLVKDFYKILNEVKTGEIPANLKLPDSFDQLVSDMKNNQYDAKTFAFMLRGMMEKFEREVRESKFAELMNKHFAASSIPKGIHCLSLRLTDEYSSNAHARKQLPPPELLPLLSDNSYHHFILSTDNILAASVVVNSAVQSSLKPEKIVFHVITDKKTYAGMHSWFALNSASPAVVEIKGIHQFDWLTRENVPVLEAVENQNGIRDYYHGNHIAGANLSDTSPRKFASKLQARSPKYISLLNHLRIYLPELFPNLEKVVFLDDDVVIQRDLSPLWEIDLEGKVNGAVETCRGEDDWVMSKHFRNYFNFSHPLVKEHLNPDECAWAYGMNIFDLGAWRRTNIRETYHSWLKENLRSNLTMWKLGTLPPALIAFKGHVHPIDPYWHMLGLGYQNNTDIESLKKAAVIHYNGQSKPWLPIGFERLRPFWTKYVNYSSDFVRNCHILES; the protein is encoded by the exons ATGCAGCTTCACTTCTCGCCTAGTATGAGAAGTATCACAATATCGGGCACAAACAATGGGTTTATTGACTTAATGAAGATCAAGGTCGCAGCTCGCCACATTTCCTATCGAACCCTTTTTCACACCATTCTTATCTTAGCTTTCTTGTTGCCCTTTGTGTTTATTCTCACTGCTCTTGTTACCCTTGAAGGTGTCAACAAGTGCTCCTCTTTTG ATTGTTTAGGCAGGCGGTTAGGACCTAGGCTTCTTGGCAGGGTTGACGATTCAGGG AGACTGGTTAAAGATTTTTACAAGATACTTAACGAAGTGAAGACTGGGGAAATTCCAGCTAATCTAAAGCTTCCAGATTCCTTTGATCAACTTGTTTCTGATATGAAGAATAATCAATATGATGCGAAAACTTTTGCATTCATGTTAAGGGGAATG ATGGAGAAATTTGAGAGAGAAGTCAGAGAGTCTAAGTTTGCAGAGCTGATGAATAAACACTTTGCGGCAAGTTCTATTCCTAAAGGGATTCATTGTCTGTCTTTGCGTTTGACGGATGAATATTCATCAAATGCTCATGCCCGTAAACAATTACCACCTCCAGAGTTGCTTCCCTTACTCTCGGACAACTCCTACCACCATTTTATCCTATCAACCGATAACATTTTGGCCGCTTCAGTAGTTGTTAATTCTGCCGTCCAGTCATCTCTGAAACCGGAAAAGATAGTCTTCCATGTAATCACTGATAAGAAAACTTATGCGGGCATGCACTCGTGGTTTGCGCTAAATTCAGCTTCGCCTGCTGTAGTAGAAATCAAAGGTATTCATCAGTTTGACTGGTTGACTAGAGAAAATGTTCCCGTACTTGAAGCCGTAGAAAATCAAAATGGGATCAGGGATTACTATCATGGAAATCATATAGCTGGAGCCAATCTCAGTGATACAAGTCCACGTAAATTTGCATCTAAATTGCAAGCCAGAAGCCCAAAGTACATATCTTTACTCAACCATCTGCGAATATACCTACCAGAG CTTTTCCCAAACCTTGAGAAGGTGGTCTTTTTGGATGATGATGTGGTGATTCAGCGCGACTTGTCTCCACTTTGGGAAATTGACCTTGAAGGAAAGGTAAACGGCGCCGTGGAAACTTGCAGAGGTGAAGATGATTGGGTAATGTCTAAACATTTTAGGAACTACTTCAATTTTTCACATCCCCTCGTTAAAGAGCATTTGAACCCTGACGAGTGTGCGTGGGCTTATGGAATGAATATCTTTGATCTTGGTGCATGGAGAAGGACAAATATAAGGGAGACGTATCATTCCTGGCTGAAAGAG AATCTGAGGTCAAACCTGACAATGTGGAAGCTAGGAACCCTACCTCCCGCATTGATTGCATTTAAAGGTCACGTTCATCCGATCGATCCCTATTGGCACATGCTCGGCTTAGGTTATCAGAACAATACCGATATCGAGAGCCTGAAAAAGGCAGCCGTTATTCACTACAACGGCCAATCAAAACCTTGGTTGCCAATTGGCTTCGAACGTCTTCGGCCATTTTGGACCAAGTATGTCAATTATTCAAGTGATTTTGTAAGGAACTGTCATATCCTGGAATCATAG